A stretch of the Clostridiales bacterium genome encodes the following:
- a CDS encoding AzlD domain-containing protein: MNTHAAILVIVMAAVTILLRFLPFLVFRKQTPAYISYLGEVLPAAIIGLLVIYCLKDTVITRAPFGAPELIAGLSVVGLQVWKRNSLLSILGGTVIYMILIQAVFP, encoded by the coding sequence ATGAACACGCATGCCGCAATCCTGGTCATCGTGATGGCCGCCGTCACCATCCTGCTCCGGTTCCTGCCGTTCCTGGTTTTCCGGAAACAGACGCCGGCATATATTTCCTACCTCGGCGAGGTGCTCCCGGCCGCCATCATCGGACTGCTGGTCATCTACTGCCTGAAGGATACCGTGATCACCCGGGCTCCCTTCGGCGCCCCGGAACTCATTGCCGGGCTTTCGGTCGTGGGGCTGCAGGTATGGAAGCGGAATTCCCTCCTGAGCATTCTTGGCGGAACGGTGATCTATATGATCCTGATCCAGGCCGTTTTCCCCTGA
- a CDS encoding AzlC family ABC transporter permease: MQTQSRTDAKSVIVRKAFLKSLPVMAGYVVLGIGFGILLRNAGYGVLWSAAMAILIYAGSMQYVGISLLAGGAGILTTVLTTVMVNARHLFYSISMIDRYKNAGRYKPYMIFALTDETYSLLCDGETPDPGYADLYRFLVSLFNHLYWITGCILGSLLGAVLPFSTAGIEFSMTALFIASFTEQWLRTKDHIPALTGLLATLLCLVVLGPENFLIPAMLLITLILTLLRGRLGRKAV; encoded by the coding sequence ATGCAGACGCAGAGCCGCACGGATGCAAAATCCGTGATTGTCCGCAAGGCATTTCTGAAATCCCTGCCCGTAATGGCCGGGTATGTTGTGCTGGGCATCGGTTTCGGCATCCTGCTGCGGAACGCCGGGTATGGTGTGCTCTGGTCCGCCGCAATGGCCATACTTATCTATGCCGGCTCCATGCAGTATGTTGGCATCAGCCTGCTGGCCGGCGGTGCGGGAATCCTCACCACGGTCCTGACCACCGTAATGGTCAACGCCCGCCACCTGTTCTACAGCATTTCCATGATCGACCGCTACAAAAACGCGGGCAGGTACAAGCCCTATATGATCTTTGCCCTGACAGACGAAACCTACTCCCTACTGTGCGACGGGGAAACGCCGGATCCGGGATACGCGGATTTATACCGTTTCCTTGTTTCCCTGTTCAACCACCTGTACTGGATTACCGGCTGTATCCTGGGCAGCCTGCTCGGTGCGGTTCTTCCCTTCTCCACCGCCGGAATCGAGTTCTCCATGACGGCACTGTTTATCGCGTCTTTTACGGAGCAGTGGCTCCGCACAAAAGACCATATCCCGGCGCTTACCGGGCTCCTGGCCACACTCCTGTGCCTGGTGGTACTCGGCCCGGAGAATTTCCTGATTCCCGCCATGCTGCTGATTACGCTGATCCTCACCCTGCTGAGGGGCAGACTGGGGAGGAAGGCCGTATGA
- a CDS encoding M20/M25/M40 family metallo-hydrolase translates to MERGFEKQAGRNPFDLLAENSGKCVSGMRQEIARICRDFRRRSPGSESERKAAEYMAGLLRDECGCTDLKVESFEEHPDSFYGYFYFSTVCDTLCAVFFFIRPWLSILFGCMGLFLFLFHFVMYKPVIDRLFPRRTGTNVTAVRPCSGEVRQRIFLNGHTDAAWEFPLNYRFGGIVFEIPGLMATAGVFFYLFLAACALGGAGDWVRTAGLWGLAFVPFFLLLSITYNPQRIVDGANDNLSGCMMGIGLLREMEKHGIRPEHTEIGVILTGSEEAGLRGAKAWCRAHRKDYRDVPTSIICYDTIYNPRWLMVNRKDLNATVRSDEGLCNAFLQAAKAAGVPCRSGRVPLFGGATDSAAFTQGGFRSVGITGMSHQLERIYHTRRDTANNLNAEALENCYRATVELIRKLDGEN, encoded by the coding sequence TTGGAACGCGGTTTCGAAAAACAGGCAGGCAGGAATCCGTTTGATCTCCTTGCTGAAAACAGCGGGAAATGTGTTTCCGGCATGCGGCAGGAGATTGCCCGGATCTGTCGGGATTTCCGGCGGCGTTCCCCGGGAAGCGAAAGCGAAAGGAAAGCGGCGGAGTATATGGCCGGCCTTCTCCGGGATGAATGCGGATGTACCGATTTGAAGGTGGAAAGCTTTGAGGAGCATCCCGATTCTTTCTACGGATATTTCTATTTTTCAACAGTCTGTGATACGCTCTGCGCGGTTTTCTTCTTTATCCGTCCCTGGCTCAGCATCCTGTTCGGATGTATGGGCCTGTTTCTGTTCCTGTTCCATTTTGTGATGTACAAGCCGGTGATCGACCGCCTGTTCCCCCGCCGGACAGGGACCAATGTCACCGCCGTCCGCCCGTGCAGCGGGGAGGTCCGGCAGCGGATCTTCCTGAACGGGCATACGGACGCCGCCTGGGAATTCCCCCTGAATTACCGGTTTGGCGGAATCGTCTTTGAAATCCCGGGACTCATGGCAACCGCCGGTGTCTTCTTCTATCTTTTCCTGGCCGCCTGCGCGCTGGGCGGCGCGGGGGACTGGGTCCGGACTGCCGGACTGTGGGGACTGGCATTTGTTCCGTTTTTCCTGCTGCTGAGTATCACCTACAATCCCCAGCGCATTGTGGACGGGGCCAATGATAACCTTTCCGGCTGCATGATGGGTATCGGCCTGCTCCGGGAAATGGAAAAGCATGGAATCCGGCCGGAGCATACAGAAATTGGCGTAATCCTGACCGGTTCCGAGGAAGCCGGCCTCCGCGGCGCGAAAGCCTGGTGCCGGGCGCACCGGAAGGATTACCGGGATGTGCCGACCTCCATTATCTGCTATGACACCATTTATAATCCCCGCTGGCTGATGGTCAACCGAAAGGACCTGAACGCCACGGTCCGTTCGGACGAAGGCCTGTGCAATGCTTTCCTGCAGGCAGCCAAAGCCGCCGGCGTGCCCTGCCGGAGCGGCCGGGTGCCGCTGTTCGGCGGCGCAACCGACAGCGCGGCCTTTACGCAGGGCGGCTTCCGTTCCGTCGGGATTACCGGAATGAGCCATCAGCTGGAACGCATTTACCATACCCGGCGCGACACCGCGAACAACCTGAACGCGGAAGCCCTGGAAAACTGTTACCGGGCCACCGTGGAGCTGATCAGGAAGCTGGACGGGGAAAACTGA